In a single window of the Solea senegalensis isolate Sse05_10M linkage group LG1, IFAPA_SoseM_1, whole genome shotgun sequence genome:
- the apol1 gene encoding apolipoprotein L1 isoform X3 has translation MNRYDNLELDLECEGGGSVEQKAALFGGMFKRSSKSVEPLIQAQDNLSASGELSKSNDSLNDNNSKEKGGGLKGMFKKTNKSAKEAPPQVTMSVKNPQLSASSDSLSDKSSKDKTGVFGGILKASHKPGHVRRPSQDLLDSELSGSNGGLSENANTKESGGLFSGMFKKSPKPIGARTQSQEDLTAPSKLSGSNDNLSEAGSTKESGGIFSGMFKKPQKAFGARTQSQEDLTAPSELSGSSDSLSVTGSTKESGGMFSGLFKKSPKRTQSQDDLSAPDELSGSNDNLAESNAKEKGGLLSGVFKKKGARSQSRDNLSVDVELFGSSESLTEKSSKGGVSAKILKNPFTSSSQEKEKLEHSGDSQENTSSSEKPKSKQNGFSAMMKSTFYTDKQEKSRDTDDEELLDNGEEQTSHKQNKFAEAMTKLNPFRTASKNEKPASSDDEDPPAGSDKSSGNKQKDSEDTEMLKESEKQVEEKPKPVRRKKIQQEMEEKKEWSKMPLVPPRPSKEEMKRTSAYDKVKPRGTEDNQDTPVIPPRPSKEEMVKAVRHGQLKLKSKHQSQSDDELLKEDESAEVKEADEVNLAESKATKVKKHRHNPFMSRPAAKAASDDEELKEEADSLAKEENTDDEAKEKKETKVKKPKRHNPFMPRVKAKVKQRNDDVAENEGGNRSLFDRLEDLRIDPSEPEDSQDVENLMEWWNTVEQWEDMPPQDEDLTEKEEAKAFALTADKVQKGIRVFNKLFSERAESLWQHVIDLNGIADGLDKFNKNTKIAQITGGSTSAIGGVATIAGLALAPVTMGTSLIVTAVGLGVAAAGGLTSAGAGISNQVNNSMDRKKVEKIVEDYQEKMVDLNKCLKFIKQGIENLRKFDLMKMKNHAYNRDFPVLSSSFYEDGAMAGKAILINANEIMRVVQIANVAGSTAARAVQIASMATGVLTGLFVGMDIYFVAKDSKELKKGAKSEFAAKIREVATQLHDGLVELNSIREELQATTPEEGTDQNNAAFDKDKKEKDYRYDSSEEDEIDRIKKAIKKDIENREYV, from the exons ATG AATCGATACGATAACCTGGAGTTGGATTTGGagtgtgaaggaggaggaagcgTTGAA CAAAAAGCAGCGTTATTTGGTGGGATGTTCAAAAGATCGTCTAAATCTGTGGAACCATTAATCCAAGCAcag GACAATTTATCAGCCAGTGGTGAACTTTCAAAGAGCAATGACAGTCTgaatgacaacaacagcaag GAAAAAGGAGGTGGACTGAAAGGAATGTTTAAGAAGACGAACAAATCTGCCAAAGAGGCTCCtccacag GTCACCATGTCAGTAAAAAATCCTCAACTCTCAGCCAGTAGTGACAGTTTATCAGACAAGTCATCAAAG GACAAAACAGGAGTTTTTGGAGGAATTCTAAAAGCGTCTCATAAACCAGGACATGTCCGCAGGCCTTCACAG GATCTTTTGGACAGTGAGCTCTCGGGCAGTAATGGAGGTCTGTCTGAAAATGCCAACACCAAG GAGTCAGGCGGGTTGTTCAGTGGGATGTTTAAAAAATCTCCAAAGCCAATTGGTGCCAGGACACAATCCCAG GAGGATTTGACTGCACCAAGCAAGCTCTCAGGCAGCAACGACAATCTTTCTGAAGCTGGCAGCACTAAG GAGTCAGGTGGGATTTTCAGTGGGATGTTTAAAAAACCACAGAAGGCCTTTGGAGCGAGGACACAATCCCAG GAGGATTTGACTGCACCAAGCGAGCTCTCGGGCAGCAGCGACAGTCTTTCTGTCACTGGCAGCACTAAG GAGTCAGGTGGGATGTTCAGTGGACTATTTAAAAAATCCCCAAAGAGAACACAGTCCCAG GATGATTTGTCTGCACCCGATGAACTCTCAGGCAGCAACGACAATCTCGCAGAGAGCAATGCAAAG gAGAAAGGAGGACTTCTAAGTGGAGTGTTCAAGAAAAAAGGTGCCAGATCTCAGTCTCGG GATAATTTGTCTGTGGATGTTGAACTCTTTGGCAGCAGCGAAAGCCTCACAGAAAAGTCTTCAAAG GGTGGAGTCTCTGCAAAGATCCTGAAGAATCCTTTCACATCCTCATCTCAG GAGAAGGAGAAGTTGGAACACTCTGGAGACTCGCAGGAGAATACATCTTCCTCAGAGAAGCCCAAAAGCAAACAG AATGGTTTCAGTGCAATGATGAAGAGCACGTTCTACACTGACAAACAG GAgaagagcagagacacagatgaTGAGGAGTTACTGGACAACGGGGAGGAACAGACGAGTCACAAACag AATAAATTTGCTGAGGCTATGACAAAGCTGAATCCATTTAGAACGGCAAGCAAA AACGAGAAGCCGGCGAGTTCTGATGATGAGGATCCACCTGCGGGTAGTGATAAGTCGTCGGGGAACAAACAG AAAGACTCTGAAGACACAGAAATGCTCAAGGAGAGCGAGAAACAAGTGGAAGAGAAGCCGAAACCG gtcagaagaaaaaagatccagcaagaaatggaggaaaagaaagaatggAGCAAAATGCCGCTGGTCCCACCCAGACCTTCTAAAGAG GAGATGAAGAGGACATCCGCATACGACAAAGTGAAACCAAGAGGAACTGAGGATAATCAG GACACACCTGTCATTCCTCCAAGACCATCAAAGGAG GAGATGGTCAAAGCAGTGAGACATGGTCAGCTGAAGCTGAAGAGCAAACATCAG AGCCAATCAGATGACGAACTTCTTAAAGAAGATGAATCTGCTGAGGTCAAAGAGGCAGATGAGGTGAACCTTGCAGAGAGCAAAGCA accAAGGTGAAAAAACACAGGCACAACCCATTTATGTCTCGTCCTGCAGCcaag GCTGCGTCTGATGATGAAGAGCTTAAAGAAGAAGCTGATTCTTTAGccaaagaggaaaacacagatGACGAGGCCAAGGAGAAAAAAGAG accaaaGTCAAGAAACCAAAGCGACACAATCCCTTCATGCCACGGGTCAAG gccaAAGTCAAACAGAGGAATGACGACGTTGCAGAG AATGAAGGTGGAAACAGGTCATTGTTTGACCGGCTGGAGGACCTACGCATTGACCCATCAGAGCCTGAAGACAGCCAG GATGTGGAGAATCTCATGGAGTGGTGGAACACGGTGGAAC AATGGGAAGACATGCCGCCTCAGGATGAAGACTTGACGGAAAAAGAAGAGGCCAA GGCTTTTGCGTTGACAGCTGATAAGGTACAGAAGGGAATTCGCGTCTTCAACAAACTGTTCTCAGAGCGCGCTGAGAGTCTCTGGCAGCACGTCATCGACCTCAACGGTATTGCCGATGGTTTGGACAAGTTCAACAAGAACACAAAAATCGCCCAGATCACAGGCGGCTCCACCAGTGCCATTGGGGGCGTTGCCACCATCGCTGGCCTCGCTTTGGCCCCAGTCACCATGGGAACCTCATTGATTGTGACGGCAGTGGGACTCGGCGTCGCCGCGGCTGGTGGACTGACATCAGCAGGTGCCGGCATCTCCAACCAGGTCAACAACTCAATGGACCGTAAGAAGGTGGAGAAGATCGTGGAGGACTACCAGGAGAAGATGGTGGACTTGAACAAGTGCCTGAAATTTATCAAGCAAGGAATTGAAAACTTGCGCAAATTTGAcctgatgaagatgaaaaatcatGCCTACAATCGTGACTTCCCTGTGCTGAGTAGTAGTTTCTATGAGGACGGCGCCATGGCAGGAAAAGCTATCCTCATCAATGCCAATGAGATCATGCGTGTGGTTCAGATTGCGAACGTGGCCGGCAGCACAGCAGCCAGAGCGGTCCAGATCGCCAGTATGGCCACCGGAGTACTCACTGGCCTCTTTGTAGGTATGGACATCTACTTTGTGGCTAAAGACTCGAAGGAACTCAAAAAAGGGGCCAAGTCTGAGTTTGCTGCCAAAATCAGGGAAGTAGCAACACAACTACATGATGGTCTGGTGGAGCTCAATTCCATACGAGAGGAACTGCAGGCCACCACGCCAGAAGAAGGCACAGACCAGAACAATGCTGCTTTTGACAAAGACAAGAAAGAGAAGGACTATAGATATGATAGTTCTGAGGAAGATGAAATTGACCGCATCAAAAAAGCAATCAAAAAGGACATTGAAAACCGAGAATATGTTTGA